A stretch of the Lactuca sativa cultivar Salinas chromosome 9, Lsat_Salinas_v11, whole genome shotgun sequence genome encodes the following:
- the LOC111876080 gene encoding uncharacterized protein LOC111876080, translated as MSPIRLVFGKPYHLPVELEYRAFWVVKQCNFNIDEAGRHRKLQLRELEELRNNSYENSRIYKEKTKCFHDKSITRKHIEQGHRVLLYHSRLKLFLGKLRSRWIGPFVVIKTFDHGAVEIQSEETGQIFKVNGNRLKPFYEGFYANDLEIIHLDFPTC; from the coding sequence ATGTCCCCAATTAGGTTGGTTTTCGGAAAGCCATATCATCTTCCTGTCGAATTAGAGTACCGCGCATTTTGGGTGGTCAAGCAATGTAATTTCAATATTGATGAGGCGGGAAGACATAGGAAGCTTCAACTCCGAGAGCTAGAAGAATTGAGAAATAACTCCTATGAAAACTCAAGGATTTATAAGGAAAAAACGAAGTGCTTCCATGACAAGTCCATCACCCGGAAGCATATCGAACAGGGGCATAGGGTCTTACTTTACCATTCACGATTGAAGTTATTCCTGGGCAAATTAAGATCAAGGTGGATTGGCCCATTTGTTGTGATAAAGACCTTTGACCATGGGGCGGTGGAAATCCAAAGTGAAGAAACgggacaaattttcaaagtcaatGGGAACCGATTGAAGCCATTCTATGAAGGTTTTTATGCAAATGATCTTGAAATCATCCATTTGGATTTCCCGACGTGTTGA